A segment of the candidate division WOR-3 bacterium genome:
TCTGTGGACAGGCAGGATAGAGCAGTGCAAGAGTGTCCTTACCCACCTGCTGGACTATCTGGACCGCGTAAGGGGAGATGAAATTACAGACGAGGCCTATTTTATCCTTTATTATCGTGTGAGGGATGTCCGCGATAATGTCTGGTATGGTAATCCGGGCAAGAAGTGAATTCGGATTCAAGGGCATTAACTCCAAAATCAGGTTGATGCAATAAGGGCGAAGTATTTGATATACTTTTAACCATAATAACTTAATAAGCGGGAAGTAGAAAGTATAGATAATAGACAAAAGGAGGCAGGAAGAAGTCCCGACTTTATTTCCAACTGCTGTTACAATATCAATCCAGGGTTATCACTTCCGCAGGATATGTGAGAGTCATAAAAGACCTCCTGATTAGTACGCAAAGCCGCAAAAATATTATCTTAGTTATACCAGCAGCAAAAGCATATGACAATGGTCGGTCTTTTAAGAAGTCTATTTATCTAATAATAACCAATTTTTTTATCTGACTTGTTGTATTGTCAGTTAAAATTTGTATAAAATAAACCCCTGTTTTCAATCCTGTGGTTGAAATTTTGGTGTTTAAAATACTATGATTATTGAAAATAAATTCCTGTTCTAATTGTCCAGTGATATTGAAGATTATTATCTTTTGCATTTTTTCACAAATTTTTCACAAAAAATTGTTATAATCTAATAGGAGGTAATTATGGCAGGATTTTCTCAATATTCATACATTGTTGCCATTTTATTGGTAATAATTGCCTGCGGGGGCAAAAATAATAGCCCGATGATACCGGTGACACCTTCAGGACCAGAAAGTGGATTGGTTGATTCAATTTACAATTTTTCATCCCATGCAACGGACATAGATGGTGATAGTGTGGCAATCAGATTTGACTGGGGCGATGGCGTAATTTCGGATTGGAGCGATTTAGCTGCATCTGGCGAGTTTGCGACAATAGAACATTCTTGGAGTACACCGGATATTTATCTAATTCGTGCCCAGGCAATGGATATTAATGGTGATACTTCAGGTTGGTCATCTCCTGCACAGATTGTAATCACGGGAGTTGGTGGACCATGGGTAAAAAGGGCAGAGATGCCGACGAAAAGGGATGGCCTTGGAATAGGGGTTGTTGATGGAAAATTATATGCGATAGGTGGATACAGTAAATATACCTACTACTGCGATAAGAATGAAGTATACGATCCAATGATCGATTCCTGGACGACAAAAAGTCCTATGCCCACCCCAAGGTACGGAGCTGGCGCGGCAGTAGTAAATGGCAAAATCTATGTTATTGGTGGTGAAAACGGTGGAGCACTTTCCACAAATGAAATGTATGACCCACAAACTGATACCTGGACAACGAAGGCGCCGATGTCATTTCCGCGGGAATGTCTTGGCATTGCGGTCGTTGACAATAAAATCTATGCGATCGGTGGTTATGCGAATGGAAATTATCTGGGAACGAATGAAGTATATGACCCGGGCGTGAATCAGTGGTTCACCAGGGCGCCGATGCCGACTTTGCGGGCATGGGTTGGTGTTGGGGTGGTTAATGGAAAAATTTATGTTATTGGTGGTGCCAATGAGAGTGGTTATCTTTCAGTCGTTGAGGTCTATGACCCGGCAACGAATACCTGGGAGACAAAGACTGATATGTCTTTAAAAAGGGGTGGTTTGGCAGTTGGCGTTGTTAATGGCAAGATATATGCAATCGGCGGATTTGATGGTAAAAATTTCCTTTCGTTAAATGAAGAATATGACCCCAATTCAAATATCTGGACAACAAAGCCTGCAATGCCTACACCAAGAAGGGCACTGGCAATTGGTGTAGTAAATAATAAAATCTATGCGATAGGCGGAATATCAGTTTTTGGCAATTATCGTTCCGAAAATGAAGAATACAGCCCGTAAACTCGTTTGGTTATTTGAAAGACGGATTAATCGCGGTTGGGAAACCGCTCCTACTTACTATAAGGTATTTTCCCTTTTTTGGGGTTATATTCACTGCTATTCTTTCTTATGCTCCTTTTTAATACTTAAGTCTTGAAGTTATCCACATTAATTTCTTTCTTCTAAAACTTTTTGAAAATATGCTACAAAAAATTTACTACAAATTTTAAATACAAATCTTTGTAAATGTAGTAAAAATCTGTATCCAGAAGTACTACACTTTTTTCTTGACAAAAATCTTTATCTGGATAAAATAAGGCATGCTTTTAATAGGTATTAGTAGCCACTACCTACCTACCTACCTACCGTAATTTCACACGGATTTGCAACACCAATCTCAATTCTGCGTTTATGCAGTTTTGTCATTTTGCGATTCTTCATTCTTCCTTCCTTAAAGATTTATTTAATAAGGGGCAAACCAAGGAGGTCAAATGAGTAAAAGTTTGGCAGCATTGTTTTTATCATCGGGTTTAGTCTTTAACACGCTTTCCTTTGCACGGGAGATTGACTTCGTTCTTACTGTAAAGAATGGAAATCTCAAAAGAACCATTGATGAAATTGTTGTCTTTCCTGAATTTACTCGGGACCTGTTAATTATACCTGATTCAGTCTTCATCCCAAATCTTTACCCAGATGAGATGAGAGAGTGTAAGTTCAAAGTATTTGGTAATACAGAGAATCGTAAGGTTCGCTTTACGATTCGCATTCAAAAGAAAACATGGAAAAAAGAGATTTCGTTAAATACCAAATCATCCCAAGAGATGGAGATGGTGCCTCAATTTTTGGTCGTTAATCCTGATTTATTCCGTTTCATTGTCTATTATCATTTACCATTTTCTCAGAAAGCCAGTCTAAAGATTTTTGATGTTTGTGGTCGGAAGATAGATGAATATAAATATTCAAGTACGAAGGAGGGGGTAATCACTATCTCTACCAAAGGTCTTGCTCAAGGTGTCTATTTTCTTCTGTTTACTTCCCCATCGTTTGTTAAGAGTGAAAAGATAGTAGTGATAAGATAAAGGGGGTGCTGATGGCCTTTTTGATTTCTGTATTCATCCTGAGTCAAATAAAAGAAGAAATCATTCTCCGCACTGAAGGAGATGTTTTGGTGCCGGTTTATATGCCGGTTGAAGGTGGTGGGTCGGGAAGATATACCCATTCCGATGCCTGGTTTTATCCTGATAATTCTGTTTATTGTTCAGAGACGACTGCCACTTTGTATGAGATAAATATTTACAATGCGGTGGCTGGTGATGAGTTTATCTGGCGGTTTCGGCATCCGGTGTATGATTCAATCACCGGTCAGATGACTGGAGAGTATAGAGAAGGTTGTGTTGGGAGTTGGCGTTATACTGGTTCATCCTGGGTTTATGAAGGTTGGGATGAGAGTGGTGGATATAATTACGGGGTGTGGAACTATCCCTATCCGAATGCAATGATTGGTTGGGGTATAAGGCCTTCAGTCTGGGATGAATTATATGGCAAGCTTTATGCCTGGCCCACATATTATCCAGGAGAATGGCAGGTTTCAATAGAAGATAAATCAGGCTTGCTCCTTGATACTGACCCATTTGAGCTTATTGATGACATTATAGATGTGTATTTCTATCAGCCTATTGACCGGGATTCAGTGAGTGGTTATACTTCTATAATGGTTGTTGCCTTAGAGAATTGTTGGGCAAGTTGTTCAGTGAAGGTTGAGACCGGAGGTATGGTTGTGCATGAGTTTTGTGATACAATCTGGCATCAATTATTGCATAAAGTTTCTCCGACGGGTTATGATTTTGGTTATGAGAGGGGCAAGGAATTTAAGATAACCGGGATAATAAGGGATAATAGTGGTAATAGGATGGAAAAGATGATTACTGTCTATTCTGCGCCACCGGTGATAAGGATTGTTTTGAGTCCGGATACAGTTCGCCCCTGGTATCCGGATGTTGAGCCGGTAAACCTTGCTACGACAAGGGTTTCGGTGAGTGTGAAGAATCGTGCGGGGATACCGATTAGGAATTTTCCAGTGCGATTAGATGCCCGTTCGGTTCGTTATAGTGGTGGTCATGCCCATAATAGCAATCGTCCCTGCGGTGTCTTCCCGAATAATCAACCTATGATTACGGGGGTTACCGACGATTATGGGTTATTTGAGCCGAATTATCGGGCGGAGAAGTTTGGTGGTAAGGATTCAATCTTTGCCTATTCCAACATGCCGAATGTAGAAACCGGTGATAGTGTGGAACTGCAGGTGATGGTGAAGGATTTAGGGCTGTTGGAGATTTTTGCTGGAGAGTGGTATATTAAAACTGGTGGAACAGAATACCATCATGGGCATCCTGGCTGGCCTGATGACCATAATCACTTTGGCACATCTTATACCAATGCTTGTATTATGCTTATTGGAGCAGATTATAAAGATTCAACTGGTTATCGCCTTCGGATAAATGATATGTCATTGCCCAGGGGTGGTTTATTTGATATAAATGGCAATTGGCAACCGCCACATAGCACGCACAGACTGGGTAGGAATGTGGATGTGCCTTTTGTGACAGCCGAAGGAACACCGGTTAATGGACGAATTTTTAAGAAAATCGTAATAAGGACTTACGCTGGCGATGTCTATACCGAAGGCAACCACTATCACCTTACTTTTCCACAATTGGAGGCAAGATGAAGCAGATGACTTTAATAACTCTCGTAATACAAAGTTTTCTCTTCGGTGATTTTATAACTGGAGATAAAATTATTCTTAAAGTAACATCAAATGTAGCTGAGGATACAACACCGGGTTGGTTTATCTACTCTTATAAGGTCGTTTCGCTTCCAAGCTCTGAGCAAAATCTATGGTGCTTTGCAATTAAAAAATTACCGGATTATGCAGTATTCTATCCGAGGAATATTGGGATTCCTCACTGGGGTGCGAGTGTTGCTGGATTTATCCATATGAGGACAATGCCCGGTTCTCCAGATACGGTTGTTTCAAGTAGCCTTGGAAGAGGAGGTATTGATTGGTCAAGTAGTGACAGCACCTTTGATATTGTGCCCGGTGATTCATTAATAAATCTATCCTATCATTCGCCATTTATGCCCGATATTAAAGACTATTATGCTGAAGGTGAGCATCCCTTACCTTGGTTTCCTGAAGGCGAAGCACCGGATACCCCTCTCCATGGCTATGATGACTTGACCCCTTATGGTCCGGGGATTGTGGGTAAGACTGTTGGTCCCGGTCTTCCACCACCAATGAAACCAATCTGGCCCTGGGGGCATTGCTCGGATAGCGCCTTTATCCATCTTTTGAGAAAAAATGATACCCTGTATTATGATTTGCACTGGATAAAAAGGGAGCAGGCATATGAGCAGATTAAAAGAAGAATCAATCACGCCTTAGACCATCTGTGGACAGGCAGGATAGAGCAGTGCAAGAGTGTCCTTACCCACCTGCTGGACTATCTGGACCGCGTAAGGGGAGATGAAATTACAGACGAGGCCTATTTTATCCTTTATTATCGTGTGAGGTATGTCCGCGATAATGTCTGGTATGGTAATCCGGGCAAGAAGTGAGTTCGGATTCAAGGGCATTAACTCCAAAATCAGGTCGGGGCAATAAGGGCGAAGTATTTGATATACTTTTAACCATAATAACTTAATAAGCGGGAAGTAGAAAGTTTGGTTTATGCTAATGCAAACCGGAAATTTTCGTGTTGAAAATCGCTCCTACTTACTATTTCTACAGAATTCAAATAAGGTGCGCACACCAAAGCCTGTGGCACCCCTTGGTTGATAGAATCGGTCTTTTTCTGCAAACTCTTTGCTCGCAATATCAATGTGAACCCATTTTGCCTTTTCCACAAAGTGTTTTAAAAACATTCCTGCAGTAATCGGTGATGCAAGCCTGCCCCCAGAATTTTTTATATCTGCAACATCACTCTTTATCTTTTCGTCGTATTCTTCAAATAGTGGTAATTGCCACAAACGCTCGCCAGTATCTTTTGAGATTGCCATCAATTTATCTATCAATTCCTGATTATTTCCCATTACGCCAGCAGTTATATCACCTAATGCAATTGCACAACCACCTGTTAATGTTGCGATATCAACGATTGTCTTTGCCCCTTCTTTTTCTGCATAACATAAAGCATCGGCAAGGGTCATCCTGCCTTCGGCATCAGTGGAGATTATTTCAATCGTTTTGCCATTCATTGCCTTTACGATATCTCCGGGTCTTGATGCCTTTCCTGAAGGCATATTCTCCACTGCCGGAATTATGGTCAAAAGATTGACTTTTGCATCTGCCTGTGCCAGTGCGAGCGTCGTTGCAAATACCACGCCACCACCCGTCATATCACCCTTCATTGCACCCATTCCTTCAGAAGGTTTTAATGAAATACCACCCGAGTCAAAAGTTACCGTTTTGCCAATTAAGCTTATTAGAGGGCCTTTTGAATTTTCATATCGTAAAACGATAAATCTCGGTTCATTCTCACTACCCTGGGCAACCGAAAGTAGTGCACCCATCTTGAGTTTTTCTATCTCTTTTTTATCCATCACTGTTATTTTGATCTTCTCGCTGAGTCCCAGATCTTTGATGATATCTTTAACCTTTTTCTCAAATTTTTCCGGTGTGAGATTGTTTGCGGGTTCGTTGGTAAAATCCCGTGCAATATTCTGGGATTGGGCAAGGATAGTGCCGAGATGGACACCTTTTTTTATATTTCCAATCTTATTTTTGTCCATCTCAACAATATAAAATTCTTCAATTCCTTTGTTATTTTCAACTTTTTTGTAAACATTGAACTCATAAAGGGCAAGGAGCGTACCTTCGCTGAGTGCTTGGCTTGCCACTTCCGGGTCAATCCCACCAATCCCGGCGCCGTGAAGAATCGTTCCTACTTTTTTTGCCTTTGCCCTTTTTGCAGCCATTGCGGCTGAACCACTTGCCTTTCGGATTTCTTCAATTCCGAATTTATCGGATTTACCAAGGCCAACAACCATTACCTTGCTGGCTTTCAATTTTCCGAAAGTAGGGAATACAGCGGTTTCACCGAGTTTCCCAATAATCTCTTCTTTTTTTATCATTTCGGTTATTGCACCGTCCAGGGCTTTATCAACTGCACCGGTTCCACCACCGGGTATCTTTACGCCTTCAAAGAGGTTTACGATTATTATGTCCCC
Coding sequences within it:
- a CDS encoding kelch repeat-containing protein, with product MAGFSQYSYIVAILLVIIACGGKNNSPMIPVTPSGPESGLVDSIYNFSSHATDIDGDSVAIRFDWGDGVISDWSDLAASGEFATIEHSWSTPDIYLIRAQAMDINGDTSGWSSPAQIVITGVGGPWVKRAEMPTKRDGLGIGVVDGKLYAIGGYSKYTYYCDKNEVYDPMIDSWTTKSPMPTPRYGAGAAVVNGKIYVIGGENGGALSTNEMYDPQTDTWTTKAPMSFPRECLGIAVVDNKIYAIGGYANGNYLGTNEVYDPGVNQWFTRAPMPTLRAWVGVGVVNGKIYVIGGANESGYLSVVEVYDPATNTWETKTDMSLKRGGLAVGVVNGKIYAIGGFDGKNFLSLNEEYDPNSNIWTTKPAMPTPRRALAIGVVNNKIYAIGGISVFGNYRSENEEYSP
- a CDS encoding T9SS type A sorting domain-containing protein — encoded protein: MSKSLAALFLSSGLVFNTLSFAREIDFVLTVKNGNLKRTIDEIVVFPEFTRDLLIIPDSVFIPNLYPDEMRECKFKVFGNTENRKVRFTIRIQKKTWKKEISLNTKSSQEMEMVPQFLVVNPDLFRFIVYYHLPFSQKASLKIFDVCGRKIDEYKYSSTKEGVITISTKGLAQGVYFLLFTSPSFVKSEKIVVIR
- a CDS encoding leucyl aminopeptidase → MEIKILNQSILDFDGDIIIVNLFEGVKIPGGGTGAVDKALDGAITEMIKKEEIIGKLGETAVFPTFGKLKASKVMVVGLGKSDKFGIEEIRKASGSAAMAAKRAKAKKVGTILHGAGIGGIDPEVASQALSEGTLLALYEFNVYKKVENNKGIEEFYIVEMDKNKIGNIKKGVHLGTILAQSQNIARDFTNEPANNLTPEKFEKKVKDIIKDLGLSEKIKITVMDKKEIEKLKMGALLSVAQGSENEPRFIVLRYENSKGPLISLIGKTVTFDSGGISLKPSEGMGAMKGDMTGGGVVFATTLALAQADAKVNLLTIIPAVENMPSGKASRPGDIVKAMNGKTIEIISTDAEGRMTLADALCYAEKEGAKTIVDIATLTGGCAIALGDITAGVMGNNQELIDKLMAISKDTGERLWQLPLFEEYDEKIKSDVADIKNSGGRLASPITAGMFLKHFVEKAKWVHIDIASKEFAEKDRFYQPRGATGFGVRTLFEFCRNSK